A stretch of the Bacillota bacterium genome encodes the following:
- a CDS encoding winged helix-turn-helix transcriptional regulator, whose product MPVNAVFNALADPTRRKILQLLRKRDMSAGEIADNFKMAKASVSHHLSILKNAGLVSAEKQGQFVIYCLNMSVLEETLEAFFNFFKGECVDEDNPEE is encoded by the coding sequence TTGCCAGTTAACGCGGTATTTAATGCTCTGGCTGATCCGACCAGGCGAAAGATTTTGCAATTACTTAGAAAACGAGACATGAGCGCTGGTGAGATTGCGGACAATTTTAAGATGGCCAAGGCTTCAGTCAGTCACCATCTCAGTATTCTTAAGAACGCTGGCCTGGTTTCAGCTGAAAAACAGGGGCAATTTGTGATCTACTGTTTGAATATGTCAGTGCTTGAGGAAACCCTGGAGGCTTTTTTTAACTTTTTTAAGGGAGAGTGTGTTGATGAAGATAACCCTGAAGAGTGA
- a CDS encoding SdpI family protein translates to MKITLKSELIPFLIIVASVLVSILSYPYLPAQVPTHWGIAGTPDAYGSKLTHSIFIPALIIGIYLLFLALPYIDPKRANYEDFAGVYTILKIMILGFMLGVQMLTIEAVFAPEQRLAVNYLLAMLGVMFIVIGNYMAKIRPSWFVGIKTPWTLSNNEVWRRTHRVGGWGFVLFGLATLALAPFNQPKLQFLVFIGGALVASLGPIIYSYLLYRRLEQEKTRK, encoded by the coding sequence ATGAAGATAACCCTGAAGAGTGAGCTCATACCATTCTTAATCATTGTGGCTTCGGTGCTGGTATCAATATTGAGCTATCCTTATCTCCCCGCTCAGGTACCCACTCACTGGGGAATAGCTGGGACACCAGATGCCTATGGTAGTAAACTGACCCATTCAATTTTTATTCCCGCCTTAATAATAGGGATCTATTTGTTGTTTTTGGCTTTACCCTATATTGATCCTAAGCGGGCCAACTACGAGGACTTTGCCGGAGTTTACACAATTCTGAAGATCATGATTCTTGGTTTTATGCTGGGAGTGCAAATGCTGACAATTGAAGCGGTTTTTGCACCGGAGCAGCGCTTGGCGGTTAATTATTTATTGGCGATGTTGGGTGTCATGTTCATCGTGATTGGCAATTATATGGCTAAAATCCGTCCATCGTGGTTTGTCGGAATAAAAACGCCATGGACCTTGTCCAATAACGAAGTATGGCGGCGAACGCACCGGGTCGGCGGATGGGGGTTCGTGTTGTTCGGTTTAGCCACTTTAGCACTGGCTCCATTCAATCAACCGAAATTGCAGTTTCTTGTTTTCATTGGTGGAGCACTGGTGGCGAGCCTTGGTCCCATTATTTATTCGTACTTGCTGTATCGGCGGCTGGAGCAGGAAAAGACAAGGAAATAG
- a CDS encoding pyridine nucleotide-disulfide oxidoreductase family protein, translated as MGKRILIVGGVAGGASAAARLRRLDEQAEIIMFERGEHISYANCGLPYFVGGVITKRNNLFVQTPASMRKRFNIDVRVQNEVIRIYPKEKEVEVKDLVTGEVYREAYDYLILSPGASPFVPDIAGIKLPNVFTFRKFTDSDLVKRQIELAKPQSAVVIGGGFIGLEMAENLRKFGAAVTLVEMANQVMPPLDYEMAVFIHQELKRNGVNLCLKEKVVAIEGTNRAEAVVLASGSRIPAEMVIVAIGVRPEVHLAKEAGLAIGSTGGILVDEYLRTSDPFIYAIGDAIQVKDFVNGHDTHIPLAGPANKQGRLVADTIAGIPSKYKGTQGTAIVQVFDLVAASTGNNEKTLRKLGSEYLASYTHPASHATYYPGAVPMSIKLLFTPRDGKILGAQIVGSKGVDKRIDVLATAIRAGLTVFDLTELELAYAPPFSSAKDPVNMAGYVASNIVKGDMEIIHWHEIAGLNPEESVLVDVRTPREVEAGTIPGAINIPVDELRERLGELPRDKEIIVFCQVGLRAYIATRILRQHGFKRVKNLSGGWMTYRSAVLQ; from the coding sequence ATGGGAAAAAGAATTCTTATTGTGGGCGGCGTAGCCGGCGGGGCAAGCGCAGCAGCCCGGCTGAGGCGGTTAGATGAACAAGCTGAGATTATCATGTTTGAGCGAGGAGAACACATCTCTTATGCCAACTGCGGTTTGCCTTATTTTGTTGGCGGGGTGATTACCAAGCGAAATAATTTATTTGTGCAGACGCCGGCTTCGATGCGCAAGCGGTTTAACATCGATGTTCGTGTCCAGAATGAGGTAATCCGTATATATCCGAAAGAAAAGGAGGTCGAGGTCAAGGACTTGGTCACCGGGGAAGTCTACCGGGAGGCGTACGATTACCTGATTCTGTCCCCGGGAGCAAGTCCGTTTGTCCCCGATATCGCGGGGATCAAGCTGCCTAATGTCTTTACTTTCCGAAAGTTTACCGACAGCGACCTGGTGAAGCGGCAGATTGAACTCGCCAAACCCCAATCGGCGGTGGTGATTGGCGGCGGTTTTATCGGCCTGGAAATGGCCGAAAACCTGAGAAAGTTCGGGGCAGCGGTTACGCTGGTGGAAATGGCCAATCAGGTGATGCCGCCGCTGGATTATGAAATGGCGGTTTTCATCCACCAGGAATTGAAAAGAAATGGGGTCAATCTTTGCCTGAAGGAAAAAGTGGTAGCGATCGAAGGCACTAATCGAGCGGAAGCAGTGGTGCTGGCTAGCGGTAGTCGGATACCTGCGGAGATGGTCATTGTAGCTATTGGGGTCAGACCAGAGGTACACCTGGCGAAAGAAGCCGGTTTGGCGATTGGGTCAACCGGTGGCATTCTGGTTGACGAATACCTGCGCACTTCTGATCCATTTATTTATGCGATTGGGGACGCGATTCAAGTTAAGGATTTTGTTAATGGGCACGATACACACATTCCGCTGGCTGGCCCGGCCAACAAACAGGGCCGCCTGGTGGCGGACACGATTGCGGGCATCCCCAGTAAGTACAAAGGGACGCAAGGGACAGCCATCGTCCAGGTTTTCGACCTGGTAGCAGCCAGCACAGGCAACAACGAGAAGACCCTGCGGAAACTGGGGAGCGAGTACCTGGCTTCCTATACTCACCCGGCGTCACATGCCACTTATTATCCCGGGGCGGTACCGATGTCGATTAAGCTATTATTTACTCCGCGTGATGGCAAGATTCTCGGGGCGCAAATTGTGGGGAGTAAAGGGGTGGATAAACGCATTGACGTGCTGGCGACGGCGATCCGGGCTGGCTTGACGGTGTTTGACTTAACGGAACTGGAACTGGCGTACGCGCCACCGTTTTCCTCGGCCAAAGACCCGGTGAACATGGCGGGCTACGTGGCGTCGAATATTGTGAAGGGGGACATGGAGATTATTCACTGGCACGAGATAGCTGGTCTCAATCCAGAAGAATCTGTTCTGGTTGACGTTAGAACACCAAGAGAAGTGGAGGCGGGTACCATACCGGGTGCCATCAATATTCCGGTTGATGAACTGCGGGAGCGGCTGGGTGAACTGCCGCGGGACAAAGAGATTATCGTGTTCTGCCAGGTTGGGCTTCGGGCCTATATCGCCACACGGATCCTGCGTCAGCATGGCTTCAAGCGGGTTAAAAATCTCAGCGGTGGTTGGATGACCTATCGATCAGCAGTTCTGCAATAA